The following proteins come from a genomic window of Cryomorphaceae bacterium 1068:
- a CDS encoding tryptophan-rich sensory protein has protein sequence MRTAYTYDIIKRVTFIFGVFVLILVNALSNIIPFGGQTNADISTKYPTLITPEGYAFSIWGVIYLTLAIFAVWQFFKGKEVRFYKLIWPYFMINVVANCLWLVAFQNDWLVLSLALMAVILISLVSIFKIFYRVKRSIGTTQRYFFHVPFGLYFGWVSLAAVVNAAVVLTSFNLPFFVNNEGLFALIAIAVAAALALIMVITQNDYIYGFAVLWGLVAIYVKQMDEPMAMNAAKFGAIALIAGMLVTFIGDRIKVAKYGRSA, from the coding sequence ATGAGAACCGCCTACACCTACGACATCATCAAGCGAGTGACCTTTATTTTTGGGGTCTTCGTCCTAATTTTAGTCAACGCTCTGTCTAACATTATCCCGTTTGGCGGACAGACTAATGCCGACATTAGCACCAAATACCCAACGCTCATTACCCCCGAAGGTTACGCCTTCAGCATCTGGGGAGTCATTTATCTTACCCTTGCGATTTTTGCCGTTTGGCAATTCTTCAAAGGCAAAGAGGTGCGGTTCTACAAATTGATTTGGCCTTATTTTATGATCAATGTCGTGGCTAACTGTCTCTGGTTAGTGGCATTCCAAAACGATTGGCTCGTGCTTTCGCTCGCTTTGATGGCTGTAATTTTGATCAGTCTGGTTTCGATTTTCAAAATATTCTATCGCGTCAAGAGATCCATCGGTACGACTCAACGCTACTTTTTTCACGTGCCTTTCGGGCTTTACTTCGGCTGGGTGAGTTTGGCGGCGGTCGTCAATGCTGCTGTCGTGCTGACTTCATTCAATCTTCCGTTTTTTGTAAATAACGAAGGCCTCTTTGCGCTGATTGCCATCGCTGTAGCAGCTGCTCTGGCGCTCATTATGGTCATCACTCAAAATGATTACATCTACGGTTTTGCCGTGTTATGGGGATTGGTAGCCATTTACGTGAAGCAGATGGACGAGCCCATGGCGATGAATGCGGCCAAGTTTGGTGCTATTGCTTTGATCGCGGGAATGCTGGTAACCTTTATCGGCGACAGGATTAAGGTGGCGAAATACGGGCGCTCGGCCTAG
- a CDS encoding serine hydrolase, which produces MKKTRTIGLSLLVVAFIAFYFLLYPKLEIMSGYNAKILCSCLFVSEIDEERATDIDLGFGPLWLASRDIDYENKVIRTSVFGLHPKVAIYREGLGCSLLHDQTKPTGSLPEMGIKDKSDWPIQAFAGEADLQAVLQKAFDAPGENKLNTRAVLVLKNGMIAGEAYADGITPTTPLLGWSMAKSLTATMAGVLAKDGYWYLDSPLPIEEWKGSPREDITLANALNMTTGIEWEEEYGSVSPATKMLYGSNNMGASAADYPLEFEPGEFWEYSSGTTNILSYAMAQAFESQQEYLEFPYERIFKPLGAETFVLETDASGHFVGSSYGYASARDWAKLGQLFLNEGNIYGEQIIDTAWVEFCSTPVSESDGIYGGQFWFPHARGQEGYRPTDYAMDGFQGQIVSIHPEDEMVIVRLGVAYEESDFDFGSWVKEVREVVK; this is translated from the coding sequence ATGAAAAAAACAAGAACTATTGGTCTTTCCCTACTTGTGGTTGCATTCATTGCTTTTTATTTTTTGCTCTACCCCAAGTTGGAAATAATGTCGGGCTACAATGCCAAGATCTTGTGCTCCTGCCTTTTCGTTTCTGAAATTGACGAAGAGCGAGCCACAGACATCGACCTTGGGTTCGGACCGCTTTGGCTGGCCTCGAGAGACATTGACTATGAGAATAAAGTGATCAGGACTTCGGTTTTTGGCCTTCACCCGAAGGTGGCTATTTACCGTGAAGGCTTGGGGTGTAGCCTGCTTCACGATCAGACAAAACCTACGGGCAGCTTGCCCGAAATGGGAATAAAAGACAAATCCGATTGGCCGATTCAGGCTTTTGCAGGAGAAGCCGATTTACAAGCCGTCTTGCAAAAAGCGTTTGATGCGCCCGGCGAAAACAAATTAAATACGCGAGCCGTGCTGGTGTTGAAAAACGGGATGATTGCAGGTGAGGCTTACGCGGATGGAATCACACCAACAACACCTCTTTTGGGATGGAGCATGGCGAAAAGCCTAACAGCTACTATGGCGGGAGTACTTGCCAAAGATGGTTATTGGTATCTGGATTCACCACTGCCTATCGAAGAATGGAAAGGGAGCCCGAGAGAAGATATAACGCTGGCAAATGCCTTGAATATGACAACCGGTATCGAATGGGAAGAAGAATACGGCTCCGTAAGCCCAGCCACAAAAATGCTCTACGGTTCGAACAATATGGGAGCTTCTGCAGCTGATTATCCCTTAGAGTTTGAACCAGGGGAATTTTGGGAATACTCTTCGGGAACGACCAATATCCTCTCCTACGCCATGGCTCAGGCTTTTGAGTCCCAACAAGAATACTTGGAATTCCCTTACGAACGAATTTTTAAACCACTCGGAGCCGAGACATTCGTGCTCGAAACAGATGCTTCAGGGCATTTCGTAGGTTCTTCATATGGATACGCCTCAGCCCGCGACTGGGCCAAGCTCGGGCAGCTATTCCTCAACGAAGGGAATATTTACGGCGAGCAAATAATCGATACGGCTTGGGTAGAATTTTGCAGTACGCCTGTGTCCGAAAGCGACGGAATCTACGGGGGTCAGTTTTGGTTCCCCCATGCGCGTGGTCAAGAAGGCTACCGCCCGACCGATTATGCCATGGATGGCTTTCAAGGTCAGATCGTCTCGATTCATCCAGAAGATGAGATGGTGATCGTCCGATTGGGAGTAGCATACGAGGAAAGTGATTTTGACTTTGGTAGCTGGGTGAAGGAAGTGAGAGAAGTGGTGAAGTAA